Proteins from a genomic interval of Fusarium oxysporum Fo47 chromosome I, complete sequence:
- a CDS encoding isoprenoid synthase domain-containing protein, producing MSYDALLFPGLPDLQAQNISLLILINVLLMKYSHLNQAAIVDALRGQTLPIPNLHNFFRVWPNPQGQLNRHHEHVTPIVNRAVERMAMAYPLIACRKKDNIASLACSLYPQARRRQIEALTLYTTWLVCWDDAVDANEGDLAGDFMRAERWRGQTMRMVREALAVDERNTSEADDDPINGVFREFGARFCQTAPRDQRRLLHDEIQFFINSCAAEQELRLASRIPDYGPYMKMRIGTVGGRMLCSLVPYATDERLPGALSSAPEIVHLWTQVSILQSLMNDMLSLKKELRTDCVINAVAAIMEPGMSLDVVVAKLEERMKMAVNNFDDAANILTSPRYNIHKLIEEDGSLKITL from the exons ATGTCTTACGATGCACTCCTGTT CCCGGGGCTTCCAGATCTTCAAGCCCAAAATATTTCGCTGCTGATATTGATCAATGTCTTGCTCATGAAATACTCACATCTGAACCAAGCCGCAATAGTAGATGCCCTTCGCGGCCAAACACTACCAATTCCTAATCTTCATAATTTCTTCCGTGTTTGGCCTAATCCTCAAGGTCAACTCAACCGCCACCATGAGCACGTTACGCCAATCGTCAATCGAGCGGTTGAGCGCATGGCTATGGCATATCCGTTGATCGCCTGTCGAAAAAAGGACAACATTGCTTCTCTGGCTTGTTCACTATATCCCCAAGCTCGTAGGCGGCAGATCGAAGCTTTGACTCTCTATACGACGTGGCTCGTTTGCTgggatgatgctgttgacgCTAACGAGGGCGATCTGGCGGGTGACTTTATGCGCGCAGAGCGTTGGAGGGGGCAGACTATGCGCATGGTGCGTGAGGCATTGGCCGTTGACGAAAGGAATACGAGTGAAGCGGATGACGACCCCATCAATGGCGTGTTTAGAGAGTTCGGTGCGCGATTCTGTCAGACGGCGCCGAGGGATCAACGGCGCCTCTTACACGATGAGATCcaattcttcatcaacagctgCGCAGCTGAGCAGGAACTCCGTTTGGCCAGTCGGATACCTGATTATGGGCCGTacatgaagatgaggatcGGCACTGTCGGTGGGAGAATGCTCTGCAGTCTTGTACCATATGCAACCGACGAGAGGCTTCCAGGAGCGTTATCGTCAGCTCCAGAGATCGTTCATTTATGGACACAAGTGAGCATTCTCCAGAGCTTGATGAATGATATGCTGTCGCTGAAGAAGGAGTTGCGGACTGACTGTGTCATCAATGCCGTTGCAGCCATCATGGAGCCTGGCATGAGCTTGGATGTTGTGGTTGCTAAGCTGGAAGAAAGGATGAAAATGGCAGTCAACAACTTCGATGATGCAGCGAATAT ATTAACATCACCCAGATACAACATACACAAACTCATAGAAGAAGACGGGTCGTTAAAAATTACACTCTAA
- a CDS encoding U6 snRNA-associated Sm-like protein LSm6 (LSM domain-containing protein), translating to MENGAISQGEGKDPSSFLSDIIGNPVTVKLNSGVVYKGELQSVDGYMNIALEKTAEYVNGQKRREYGDAFVRGNNVMYISADS from the exons ATGGAGAACGGCGCTATCTCTCAGGGTGAGGGAAAAGACCCTTCAAGCTTCCTCAGTGACATCATCGGCAACCCTGTTACTGTCAAGCTCAACTCTGGCGTTGTCTACAAGG GCGAACTTCAATCTGTGGATGGCTACATGAACATTGCCCTGGAAAAGACAGCCGAGTATGTCAATGGCCAGAAGCGTAGGGAATACGGTGACGCCTTTGTGAGAGGAAACAATG TCATGTATATTTCAGCAGACTCATGA
- a CDS encoding S-adenosyl-L-methionine-dependent methyltransferase, with protein MASQIIHDIATKGFDDALSYDAHRPSYPPAAVASLLGHLGLEGQSGRHILDLAAGTGKFTELLSARPEGYEIIAVEPLDSMRNTLAAKKLSKVDVRPGTAAEMKDVGDGWADGCIVAQAFHWFAREESLKEIHRVLKPGAKLGLIWNAEEYNRPESWPASTKWEQELSELNFNEKADNEPRFRHLLWKKVLERQAEAEKPFFSTPIETEKITWSIWLTPDALWDRFDTLSWNKLRQGEERRLFREKFDKIIKEGDATFNENGEVELHGCTFFVWTSRLDGPE; from the exons ATGGCATCTCAGATTATTCATGATATTGCAACGAAAGGCTTTGATGACGCCCTGTCTTATGACGCACACCGGCCCTCCTATCCCCCTGCTGCTGTTGCCAGCCTTCTGGGGCATCTCGGTCTCGAGGGTCAATCTGGCCGCCATATCTTAGACCTGGCAGCTGGTACTGGCAAGTTCACTGAGCTTCTGTCTGCCAGGCCGGAAGGGTACGAAATCATTGCCGTAGAGCCGTTGGACTCGATGAGAAACACTCTTGCTGCCAAGAAACTCTCCAAAGTGGACGTTCGCCCAGGTACGGCAGCTGAAATGAAGGACGTGGGAGATGGATGGGCAGATGGCTGCATTGTGGCTCAG GCATTTCACTG GTTTGCCAGAGAGGAGTCCCTCAAGGAGATACATCGGGTGCTCAAACCTGGGGCTAAACTGGGATTGATTTGGAATGCCGAAGAAT ATAATCGCCCCGAGAGCTGGCCAGCCTCTACAAAGTGGGAGCAGGAGCTCAGCGagctcaacttcaacgaAAAGGCGGACAATGAGCCTCGTTTCCGACACTTGCTGTGGAAGAAAGTCCTCGAACGTCAAgccgaggctgagaagccatTCTTCTCCACGCCCATCGAGACCGAAAAAATCACATGGTCGATTTGGTTGACCCCTGATGCTTTGTGGGACAGATTCGATACACTTAGCTGGAATAAGCTTCGGCAAGGGGAGGAGCGTCGACTGTTTAGAGAGAAGttcgacaagatcatcaaggagGGCGATGCCACGTTCAATGAGAACGGTGAGGTTGAGCTTCATGGGTGCACTTTCTTTGTCTGGACGTCACGTTTGGATGGCCCAGAGTGA
- a CDS encoding Cys/Met metabolism PLP-dependent enzyme-domain-containing protein: protein MASDEVPTNLKDVSSAPDGTAGARTGLDSSLAGLSLASRAVHADEGIQSHRAVAPAMHVSTTFRYSDDPDALKAWDNTDPHNPLDSHVYSRATGPNTTRLEAILTSVIGAPTITYSSGLSAFHAMLVHLNPKRIAIGDGYHGCHGVISILSRLTGLKQLPLDCAVEDLEPGDVIHVETPLNPTGEARDLAAYAEKAKKAGAYLTVDATFAPPPLQDPFKYDVDVVMHSGTKYFGGHSDMLCGTLSVNRKHRDWESALLNDRLLLGSVMGSLEGWLGIRSLRTLELRVQRQSATATALVAWLAEQQRDPSSAIGALVERVQHASLQPEASVEGSWLQKQMPNGYGPVFSVYLRDGDVAKRLPSKLELFHHATSLGGVESLIEWRAMTDPKIDKRLLRVSIGVEGLEDLKNDLLQGLEALRKEKEKGGSK, encoded by the exons ATGGCCTCTGACGAAGTTCCTACCAACCTCAAGGACGTCTCCTCGGCACCGGACGGTACAGCCGGGGCCCGGACCGGACTTGATAGCTCTCTCGCCGGGCTGTCACTGGCATCCCGCGCTGTTCATGCCGATGAGGGTATCCAGTCACACAGAGCCGTTGCGCCGGCTATGCATGTCAGCACGACTTTCAGGTACAGCGATGACCCTGATGCGCTGAAGGCCTGGGATAATACTGAT CCCCATAACCCTCTAGACTCTCATGTCTACTCTCGAGCAACTGGTCCTAACACCACTCGTCTCGAGGCAATTCTCACATCCGTCATTGGTGCTCCAACGATTACTTACTCTTCTGGTCTGTCTGCTTTCCACGCCATGTTGGTCCATCTGAACCCTAAGCGTATTGCAATTGGAGATGGCTACCACGGCTGCCACGGGGTGATCAGCATTCTCTCTCGTCTGACAGGTCTCAAGCAACTGCCTTTGGACTGTGCTGTTGAGGACCTCGAGCCTGGCGATGTCATCCACGTCGAGACGCCCCTTAACCCTACTGGCGAGGCACGCGATCTTGCAGCATATGCAgaaaaggccaagaaagcTGGTGCTTACCTGACTGTTGATGCGACATTTGCACCACCTCCGCTGCAGGATCCTTTCAAgtatgatgttgatgttgtcatGCATAGCGGTACAAAGTACTTTGGTGGTCACTCTGATATGCTCTGCGGTACGCTATCTGTCAACCGCAAGCACAGAGACTGGGAGAGCGCTCTCCTCAACgatcgccttcttcttggttcTGTTATGGGTAGCTTGGAGGGGTGGCTGGGTATCCGCTCCCTGCGAACTCTCGAGCTCCGCGTCCAGCGCCAGAGTGCTACAGCTACTGCACTTGTTGCCTGGTTGGCTGAGCAGCAGCGCGATCCTTCATCTGCGATTGGCGCCCTCGTCGAGCGTGTCCAGCATGCCAGTCTCCAGCCCGAAGCATCAGTCGAGGGTAGCTGGTTGCAGAAGCAGATGCCCAATGGCTATGGCCCTGTTTTCTCAGTGTATCTTCGCGATGGAGATGTCGCCAAGCGACTGCCATCCAAGTTGGAGTTGTTCCACCATGCCACTAGCTtgggtggtgttgagagtTTGATTGAGTGGCGTGCGATGACTGATCCTAAGATTGATAAGAGACTTTTACGAGTGAGCATCGGTGTCGAaggtcttgaagatctcaagaACGATTTGCTCCAAGGTCTGGAGGCTTtgagaaaggaaaaggaaaaggggGGCAGTAAATGA